A genome region from Bremerella sp. JC817 includes the following:
- a CDS encoding DUF2190 family protein, which produces MVDHIAAADIAAGDVVVVGDHVRIAHRAIDSGELGALAAFGGVYKVPKATGVSSGIVAGKKVFWDDANNRITATPSTLKAIGFTVATSEDGDAYQEVIHFPETSDPA; this is translated from the coding sequence ATGGTCGACCATATCGCCGCGGCCGATATCGCGGCGGGGGACGTTGTCGTGGTGGGCGATCACGTTCGGATTGCCCACCGTGCGATTGACAGCGGCGAACTGGGAGCCCTGGCCGCATTCGGGGGTGTCTACAAGGTTCCCAAGGCGACGGGAGTCAGTTCGGGCATCGTCGCCGGGAAGAAGGTTTTCTGGGACGACGCCAACAATCGGATTACGGCTACCCCATCGACCCTCAAGGCGATCGGTTTCACCGTAGCGACCAGCGAGGATGGGGACGCCTACCAAGAGGTCATCCACTTCCCAGAGACTTCCGACCCGGCCTAA